The following coding sequences lie in one Allorhizobium pseudoryzae genomic window:
- a CDS encoding FadR/GntR family transcriptional regulator: MGLTDGAARKALPDIVFERMHRAIKSGAYKPDERLPTEHDLAAEFEVSRPVIREALRRLRDQGLIYSRRGAGSFVRALGLREPLGFGQLENVADLLNCYEFRLTLEPAAAASAALRHDDTNLVAIRHALELLRDATNRQSHREDADYQFHLAIARAAQNNYFYTAMEALKDHIAVGMKFHGASVKREASGLSRVFAEHEAIAAAIAARDPERARQLMHDHLTGSRERLFQSPRRD, translated from the coding sequence ATGGGGCTGACAGACGGAGCGGCGCGCAAGGCACTGCCGGACATCGTGTTTGAACGGATGCACCGGGCGATCAAGTCCGGGGCCTACAAGCCCGACGAACGCCTGCCCACCGAACATGATCTGGCTGCCGAATTCGAAGTCTCGCGTCCGGTCATCCGTGAGGCGCTGCGGCGCCTGCGCGATCAGGGGCTGATCTATTCGCGCCGCGGTGCGGGCAGTTTCGTGCGGGCGCTTGGCCTCAGAGAGCCGCTCGGGTTCGGCCAGTTGGAGAACGTTGCCGATCTGCTGAACTGTTATGAATTCCGCCTGACGCTGGAGCCGGCCGCCGCAGCCTCGGCTGCCCTTCGCCACGACGATACGAACCTGGTCGCAATCCGCCATGCGCTGGAGCTGTTGCGCGATGCAACGAACCGCCAGTCACATCGCGAAGATGCCGACTATCAGTTCCATCTGGCGATCGCCCGTGCGGCTCAGAACAACTACTTTTATACGGCCATGGAAGCGCTCAAGGACCACATCGCCGTGGGCATGAAGTTCCATGGTGCCTCGGTCAAACGGGAAGCTTCCGGTTTGTCGCGCGTGTTTGCCGAGCACGAAGCGATTGCCGCGGCCATTGCGGCGCGCGACCCCGAAAGGGCGCGGCAATTGATGCACGACCACTTGACAGGATCGCGCGAACGCCTTTTCCAGTCGCCGCGGCGGGACTGA
- the pdxA gene encoding 4-hydroxythreonine-4-phosphate dehydrogenase PdxA, producing the protein MSRIIGITMGDPCGVGPEITVRALSDMSDDERALTRIYGNRQTLEAARAALGSSIDLAPYVVDLPIEGAPLAWGTLSPVAGDAAFRFIEKAVRDAEAGHIGCIVTAPINKEALNLAGHHYDGHTGMLRSLTGSSAAYMLLASERLKVIHVSTHVSLQEAIRRATTERVLATIRAGDRHLKRIGYKRPRIAVAGINPHCGENGLFGTEDDDQIAPAVAAARAEGIEAYGPISADTVFHRAYSGAFDLVVAQYHDQGHIPIKLVAFDTAVNVSVDLPIDRTSVDHGTAFDIAGKGVANHGNMLSAIAYARRLVAGRDGKE; encoded by the coding sequence ATGAGCAGGATCATCGGCATCACCATGGGCGATCCGTGTGGCGTCGGACCGGAGATCACCGTGCGGGCTCTTTCCGACATGTCGGACGATGAGCGCGCGCTGACCCGCATCTATGGCAATCGCCAGACGCTGGAGGCGGCCCGTGCGGCGCTTGGCTCCTCGATCGATCTTGCCCCTTACGTGGTGGATCTTCCCATCGAGGGCGCGCCGCTTGCGTGGGGAACGTTGTCTCCGGTGGCGGGCGATGCCGCCTTCCGGTTCATCGAGAAGGCCGTGCGGGATGCCGAGGCCGGCCATATCGGCTGTATCGTCACCGCCCCGATCAACAAGGAGGCGCTGAATCTGGCCGGCCATCATTACGACGGGCACACCGGCATGCTGCGCAGCCTGACCGGCTCGTCGGCCGCCTACATGTTGCTCGCCTCGGAGCGGCTGAAGGTGATCCACGTCTCGACACACGTCTCGCTTCAAGAGGCGATCCGGCGTGCGACCACCGAGCGCGTGCTTGCCACCATCCGCGCCGGTGACCGGCATCTGAAGCGCATCGGCTATAAGCGCCCGCGCATCGCCGTTGCCGGCATCAACCCGCATTGCGGCGAGAACGGCCTCTTCGGCACCGAGGACGACGACCAGATCGCTCCGGCGGTCGCGGCCGCCCGCGCCGAAGGCATCGAAGCCTACGGCCCGATCTCCGCCGATACCGTGTTTCACCGGGCCTATTCCGGTGCCTTTGACCTGGTCGTCGCGCAGTATCATGACCAGGGCCATATCCCGATCAAGCTGGTGGCCTTCGATACGGCCGTCAACGTCTCGGTGGACCTGCCGATCGACCGGACCTCCGTGGATCACGGCACCGCCTTCGACATTGCCGGCAAGGGCGTTGCCAACCACGGCAACATGCTGTCGGCGATCGCCTACGCACGCAGGCTGGTCGCCGGACGCGACGGCAAGGAGTAG
- a CDS encoding four-carbon acid sugar kinase family protein, producing MLCILADDLTGALDSAAPFAGRGLHTEVALTPEGIEPALAEHPDVLSIDLACREKTEQETRRLAADAVRRLPAGAKVFIKIDSRLKGNVAAMLDAIAFGQALVAPAIPEFNRVVSNGAVRGFGVETPIDIAASLGRHAARSRVPDTASQADMDAALAEAERADVDLWVGARGLAEALAKAWNGNRQPVAAAIPAGRALFVIGSRDPITLQQIDRLNQSADIDDRPAENGHLEKNDVIGRDVTLVRAVEGPVICPAVDVSQHLAEGVVPRLTDQVETLLLCGGATAEAVLHRMGIHRLRLLGECLPGLGLAQSGRHCIIAKSGGFGQPDTLKDIATTILGKTG from the coding sequence GTGCTGTGCATCCTTGCCGATGATCTGACCGGTGCGCTGGATTCCGCGGCCCCATTCGCTGGCCGCGGACTGCATACCGAAGTGGCGTTGACGCCTGAGGGGATCGAGCCGGCGCTCGCCGAGCATCCTGACGTTCTGTCCATCGATCTGGCCTGCCGTGAAAAGACGGAGCAGGAGACGCGTCGCCTTGCAGCGGACGCCGTTCGGCGGCTACCAGCGGGCGCGAAGGTCTTCATCAAGATCGATTCCCGTCTCAAGGGAAATGTGGCTGCGATGCTGGATGCCATTGCCTTTGGCCAGGCGCTGGTTGCTCCCGCCATTCCGGAGTTCAATCGCGTCGTCAGCAACGGCGCCGTCAGAGGCTTCGGTGTCGAGACGCCGATTGACATCGCCGCGTCGCTTGGTCGTCACGCCGCCCGGTCGCGTGTTCCCGATACGGCATCGCAGGCGGACATGGATGCCGCGCTGGCCGAGGCGGAACGGGCGGACGTCGATCTCTGGGTTGGCGCACGCGGCCTGGCCGAAGCCTTGGCGAAGGCGTGGAATGGCAACCGCCAGCCGGTTGCTGCCGCAATCCCTGCGGGGCGAGCGCTCTTCGTCATCGGCTCGCGCGATCCTATCACACTGCAACAGATCGACCGGCTGAACCAGTCGGCGGACATTGATGACCGTCCAGCCGAAAATGGCCATCTGGAGAAGAACGACGTCATCGGTCGGGATGTGACTCTGGTGCGCGCGGTCGAGGGGCCGGTCATCTGCCCGGCGGTCGATGTTTCGCAGCATCTTGCCGAGGGGGTTGTCCCCCGGCTGACGGACCAGGTGGAGACCTTGCTTCTGTGCGGCGGCGCCACGGCCGAAGCGGTTCTGCACCGGATGGGCATTCATCGGCTGCGCCTGCTTGGCGAGTGCCTGCCCGGCCTGGGGCTTGCGCAGAGTGGCCGACACTGCATCATTGCCAAATCGGGTGGTTTCGGGCAACCGGATACGCTGAAGGACATCGCAACGACGATTCTCGGGAAGACGGGCTGA
- a CDS encoding S10 family peptidase → MTMRTIPILTLLLLALFAQPGFSHDAANEAGRQASSSSAGRGLFGLLPADSVTEHVLQTPDGTLRYVATAGTVDLRDQDGQVSAKVFYTSYRLKDGRKDRPLTFAFNGGPGAASAYLHLGLVGPKILPFSGENADGSQPVLQDNPQSWLAFTDLVLIDPVGTGWSRATGEDEARRYFSVRQDAESLAKVIALYVQANDRLPAPKFLLGESYGGFRAAKVAQAMKNSQSMIPAGIIMVSPLMEGRFLFGAENDPLAAALQFPSLAAAELERQNRFDVEQVREAEQFAMTDYLVALAGAWPNGTASNDFDQRVAAWTGLPQTLVARTRGFVGDVYAKQAGGASRIVSPYDAGTTVADAYPEAPYSRNDDPVLEGYTRAYGSAFAAYARDSLGFRTEMTYSLLNEEVNRRWEWNGGRGGDSRATASVATDLRDLLSTIPSFRIMVAHGYSDILTPYGMSRYVLDHLPTSLAEGRTSLKLYRGGHMFYTRDEDRKQMFADAKAFYIDEAPLSSPHDGDPARTP, encoded by the coding sequence ATGACCATGCGTACCATACCGATCCTGACTTTGCTGCTCCTGGCCCTGTTTGCCCAGCCGGGCTTTTCCCACGATGCGGCAAACGAGGCCGGTCGACAGGCCTCCTCCTCGTCTGCGGGGCGCGGCCTCTTTGGCCTGCTGCCGGCCGATTCCGTCACGGAGCATGTCCTTCAAACGCCGGACGGCACGCTCCGCTATGTGGCAACTGCCGGGACGGTCGATCTGCGCGACCAGGATGGCCAGGTCTCCGCCAAGGTCTTCTACACCTCTTACCGGCTGAAGGACGGACGAAAGGATCGGCCGCTTACCTTTGCCTTCAACGGTGGACCGGGCGCAGCCTCCGCCTACCTGCATCTCGGACTGGTCGGGCCAAAGATCCTGCCCTTCTCCGGGGAGAACGCCGATGGCAGTCAGCCGGTGCTGCAAGACAACCCGCAAAGCTGGCTTGCCTTCACGGATCTCGTCCTGATCGATCCTGTCGGCACTGGCTGGAGCCGCGCGACGGGCGAGGATGAGGCGCGGCGGTATTTTTCCGTTCGGCAGGATGCCGAGAGCCTCGCCAAGGTGATTGCCCTTTATGTGCAGGCAAATGACCGGCTTCCGGCGCCGAAATTTCTGCTCGGCGAGAGTTATGGTGGCTTTCGCGCCGCCAAGGTCGCGCAGGCGATGAAGAACAGCCAGAGCATGATTCCCGCCGGCATCATCATGGTCTCGCCGCTCATGGAGGGGCGTTTCCTGTTCGGCGCGGAGAATGATCCGCTGGCCGCGGCGCTGCAATTCCCCTCGCTGGCGGCCGCCGAACTCGAGCGGCAGAACCGCTTCGATGTGGAACAGGTGAGGGAGGCGGAGCAGTTTGCCATGACGGATTATCTCGTCGCTCTTGCCGGAGCGTGGCCGAACGGAACAGCGTCGAATGATTTTGACCAGCGCGTCGCGGCGTGGACGGGGTTGCCCCAGACCTTGGTGGCGCGCACGCGCGGCTTCGTCGGCGATGTCTATGCCAAGCAGGCGGGGGGCGCCTCGAGGATCGTCAGCCCATACGACGCCGGAACCACGGTTGCGGACGCCTATCCGGAAGCGCCCTACAGCCGCAACGATGACCCGGTGTTGGAGGGTTACACCCGCGCCTACGGTTCGGCCTTTGCCGCCTATGCCCGCGACAGTCTCGGCTTTCGCACCGAGATGACCTATTCATTGCTCAACGAGGAGGTCAATCGCCGCTGGGAATGGAACGGCGGACGCGGCGGCGACAGCCGGGCGACGGCGAGCGTGGCGACCGATCTGCGCGACCTCCTCTCCACCATTCCCTCCTTCCGGATCATGGTGGCGCATGGCTACAGCGACATCCTGACCCCGTACGGCATGAGCCGCTATGTGCTGGATCATCTACCGACCAGTCTGGCGGAGGGGCGCACAAGCCTCAAGCTCTACCGCGGCGGTCACATGTTCTATACACGCGACGAGGACCGCAAGCAGATGTTTGCAGACGCAAAGGCGTTTTATATTGACGAAGCGCCCCTCTCCTCCCCGCACGATGGAGATCCGGCTCGCACCCCCTGA
- a CDS encoding iron-containing alcohol dehydrogenase, with the protein MTGFQFNTTKSLICRLGAATDLAASAGAILGQRVLIITDPGIRALGLIDGAVESFVAAGREVSVFDQVEADPSRSTLMAAASAGRSFGATGVVGFGGGSSLDVAKLAALLLGSDQPLDEAWGVGNAKGPRLPLVLVPTTAGTGSEVTPVSIITVENDEKRGVSSAVILPDLAVLDAGLTLGLPPAITAATGMDAMVHAIEAFASKSPNNNPLSRMLAREALRLLGANIETVCQDGSNRQAREAMLLGSMFAGQAFANSPVAAVHALAYPIGGIFHVPHGLSNALVLPHVLRFNAEAQPKLYDEIAADAFPSLADVEQGRTSAFIDALVSLAARLKLPPRLRDVGIPEEALPRMAADAMKQQRLLVNNPRVVTEIDALAIYRSAW; encoded by the coding sequence ATGACCGGCTTCCAGTTCAACACCACGAAATCATTGATCTGCAGACTTGGCGCGGCGACCGACCTGGCGGCCAGCGCCGGCGCCATCCTGGGCCAGCGCGTGCTGATCATCACCGATCCCGGCATCAGGGCGCTGGGGCTGATCGATGGGGCCGTGGAATCGTTTGTTGCGGCCGGGCGGGAGGTTTCCGTGTTCGACCAGGTGGAAGCGGACCCCTCACGGTCAACGCTGATGGCGGCAGCCTCCGCCGGTCGATCCTTCGGTGCAACCGGCGTGGTGGGTTTCGGTGGCGGTTCGTCGCTCGATGTTGCGAAACTCGCAGCCCTTTTGCTGGGGTCTGATCAGCCTCTGGACGAGGCCTGGGGGGTCGGCAATGCGAAGGGTCCCCGCCTGCCGCTGGTCCTGGTGCCGACCACGGCCGGGACCGGTTCAGAGGTGACGCCCGTTTCCATCATCACGGTCGAAAACGACGAGAAGCGCGGCGTTTCCAGCGCCGTCATCCTTCCGGATCTTGCGGTGCTCGATGCCGGTCTCACTCTGGGGCTGCCGCCTGCAATCACGGCTGCCACGGGGATGGATGCCATGGTTCATGCCATCGAGGCCTTTGCATCGAAAAGCCCCAACAACAATCCCTTGTCACGCATGCTGGCACGGGAGGCGCTACGGCTGCTGGGTGCTAATATCGAAACGGTCTGCCAGGATGGGTCGAACCGCCAGGCGCGGGAGGCGATGCTGCTTGGTTCCATGTTTGCAGGTCAGGCTTTCGCCAATTCGCCCGTCGCGGCCGTCCATGCCTTGGCCTATCCGATCGGGGGCATTTTCCATGTGCCGCATGGACTGTCCAACGCGCTGGTCCTTCCGCACGTGTTGCGCTTCAATGCAGAGGCGCAGCCGAAGCTCTACGATGAGATTGCAGCGGACGCTTTCCCGTCTCTTGCGGATGTGGAGCAGGGGCGGACATCGGCGTTCATCGATGCGCTGGTGTCGCTCGCGGCCCGCTTGAAGCTGCCGCCGCGGCTTCGGGATGTCGGCATTCCCGAAGAGGCCTTGCCACGCATGGCGGCAGACGCCATGAAGCAGCAGCGCCTGCTGGTGAACAATCCTCGTGTGGTGACGGAGATCGATGCGCTGGCGATCTATCGCTCGGCCTGGTGA
- a CDS encoding iron-containing alcohol dehydrogenase: MAIVPITIHQPRRLAVGAGTVATVGPWAGDIGSTLVIATPITAAFVDRLQLSGRIRVFDAIPGEPDMATLEAALAAAREVRPDLVVGLGGGSVMDVAKLVAALWDCDQTLIDVAGPNRVAGRTIRLAQVATTAGTGSEAGIRSLITDPAKGSKIAVESPHLIADLAVLDPELTYSVPPAVTAATGVDAMAHCVEAFTNRRAHPMIDGFARMGIQLVGRYLARAVRDGGDTEAREGMMLASYYGGICLGPVNTAAGHAIAYPLGTLLHLPHGLANAIVFPHVLAFNQPAVPGKTAEIAEALGFGDNLDQDTLRDAAHDYCTGLGLAMALSSHGAKASDLPRFAADAHAIRRLMDNNPIDMTVEDVAAIYQAAF; this comes from the coding sequence ATGGCCATCGTTCCCATTACCATTCATCAGCCTCGTCGCCTCGCCGTCGGCGCCGGCACCGTCGCGACTGTCGGCCCCTGGGCGGGAGACATCGGCTCGACACTGGTGATTGCCACGCCGATCACGGCGGCCTTCGTCGATCGGCTGCAACTGTCTGGCCGTATCCGTGTCTTCGACGCCATTCCGGGCGAGCCGGATATGGCAACGCTGGAAGCAGCGCTTGCGGCCGCGCGCGAGGTGCGACCGGATCTCGTTGTCGGCCTCGGCGGCGGCTCCGTCATGGACGTCGCGAAACTCGTTGCCGCGCTTTGGGATTGCGATCAGACACTCATCGATGTGGCCGGCCCGAACCGCGTGGCGGGTCGCACCATACGCCTGGCGCAGGTGGCAACGACGGCCGGCACCGGATCGGAAGCCGGCATCCGCTCGCTGATCACCGATCCTGCCAAAGGCAGCAAGATCGCGGTGGAGAGCCCTCACCTGATCGCGGATCTGGCGGTCCTCGACCCCGAGCTGACCTATTCGGTTCCGCCTGCCGTGACGGCTGCCACGGGTGTCGATGCCATGGCGCATTGCGTGGAAGCCTTCACCAATCGCCGCGCGCATCCGATGATTGACGGCTTTGCCCGCATGGGCATTCAACTGGTCGGGCGCTATCTTGCCCGGGCGGTCCGTGACGGCGGCGATACGGAAGCACGCGAAGGCATGATGCTGGCCTCCTACTACGGCGGCATCTGTCTCGGCCCGGTCAACACCGCGGCGGGCCATGCCATCGCCTATCCGCTGGGCACCCTTTTGCATCTTCCGCACGGCCTGGCGAATGCCATCGTTTTTCCGCATGTCCTGGCCTTCAACCAGCCGGCCGTGCCGGGCAAGACGGCAGAGATCGCAGAAGCGCTCGGCTTCGGCGACAACCTGGACCAGGATACGCTTCGGGACGCCGCCCATGACTATTGCACGGGTCTCGGCCTCGCGATGGCATTGTCCAGCCACGGAGCCAAGGCCAGCGATCTGCCCCGTTTTGCCGCCGATGCCCATGCCATTCGCCGGCTGATGGACAACAACCCGATCGACATGACGGTTGAGGATGTGGCGGCTATCTACCAGGCGGCATTCTGA
- a CDS encoding isocitrate lyase/PEP mutase family protein gives MAKPILKHALASGQFVVAPGIHDMIAAAVFNKSGLEFAYASGYWMGASAYGLPDAGITTYTQMVDRVRTLCNTVNAGVIADADTGYGGLLNVHHTVIGYEDAGVTAIQIEDQEFPKKCGHTPFKRIVPTIDMVEKIKVACDARRNADTLIIARTDARQSEGFEGAMKRIEAYGAAGADILFVEALTSDDEMREACRRLNKPTMANMADGGLTPIRSAGELQDIGYSMAIYPAATGLAAAQAAENVFTALKTLGTSQSPDVSLFSFREFNALIGFEDVWEFERKWARDPVKTESAA, from the coding sequence ATGGCGAAACCTATCCTCAAGCATGCGCTGGCGTCCGGTCAGTTCGTCGTTGCGCCCGGCATTCACGATATGATCGCTGCTGCCGTCTTCAACAAGAGCGGGCTCGAGTTTGCCTATGCCTCCGGCTATTGGATGGGCGCATCCGCCTACGGCCTGCCGGATGCCGGCATTACCACCTACACCCAGATGGTCGATCGGGTGAGGACGCTCTGCAATACCGTCAATGCCGGCGTGATTGCCGATGCCGACACCGGTTACGGCGGGCTGCTCAACGTGCATCATACCGTGATCGGCTATGAAGACGCGGGCGTGACGGCAATCCAGATCGAGGATCAGGAATTTCCGAAAAAATGCGGGCATACACCGTTCAAGCGCATCGTTCCGACCATCGACATGGTGGAAAAGATCAAGGTCGCCTGTGATGCCCGCAGAAACGCCGACACGCTTATCATTGCGCGCACCGATGCCCGCCAGTCGGAGGGTTTCGAAGGTGCGATGAAGCGGATCGAGGCCTATGGAGCCGCTGGCGCGGATATCCTGTTCGTCGAAGCTCTGACGAGCGACGACGAAATGCGCGAGGCCTGCCGCAGGCTGAACAAGCCGACCATGGCGAACATGGCCGATGGCGGCCTCACACCGATCCGCAGCGCGGGAGAGTTGCAGGACATCGGTTATAGCATGGCCATCTATCCCGCGGCCACCGGCTTGGCAGCTGCGCAGGCGGCGGAGAACGTCTTCACGGCGCTGAAGACACTCGGGACGTCGCAGTCGCCGGATGTGTCGCTCTTCTCGTTCCGCGAGTTCAATGCACTGATCGGGTTCGAGGATGTCTGGGAATTCGAGCGCAAATGGGCCCGCGATCCGGTCAAGACAGAGAGTGCCGCATGA
- the leuD gene encoding 3-isopropylmalate dehydratase small subunit encodes MKPFTTIESVAAYIDEDAIDTDIIFPARFLLLLDKAGLAQHAFHERRHGPDLKQPFILDRAPFSKAQILVARKDFGTGSSREQAVWCLADFGIRCIIAESFGEIFFANCFKNGVLPILKAGDELTAIREAAGEEQTIAIDLVGRTIRFQDGRLMPFDVDDYRRDALLNGLDEIGSILRDDGDDIVRFEERQRRRSPWLHLDRHKLSTFADLGTEKLLD; translated from the coding sequence ATGAAGCCCTTCACCACGATCGAAAGCGTCGCGGCCTATATTGACGAGGACGCCATCGATACGGATATCATTTTCCCGGCCCGCTTCCTGCTGTTGCTGGACAAGGCGGGGCTCGCCCAGCACGCGTTCCATGAGCGCCGCCATGGGCCTGATCTTAAGCAGCCCTTCATTTTGGACCGCGCTCCGTTCTCGAAAGCGCAAATCCTTGTGGCGCGAAAGGATTTCGGTACAGGCTCCAGCCGCGAGCAGGCCGTCTGGTGCCTCGCCGATTTTGGCATCCGCTGCATCATCGCCGAAAGTTTTGGCGAGATCTTCTTCGCCAACTGCTTCAAGAACGGCGTCTTGCCGATCTTGAAAGCTGGCGACGAGTTGACGGCCATCCGAGAGGCGGCCGGCGAGGAGCAGACGATTGCGATCGATCTTGTCGGTCGCACGATCCGCTTCCAAGACGGACGCTTGATGCCCTTCGATGTGGACGATTATCGTCGTGATGCGCTGCTGAACGGGCTGGACGAGATTGGCTCGATCCTCCGGGACGATGGTGACGATATTGTTCGCTTCGAAGAGCGCCAGCGCCGCCGGTCGCCATGGCTGCATCTGGATCGGCATAAGCTTTCGACCTTCGCCGATCTCGGCACGGAGAAGCTTCTTGACTGA
- the leuC gene encoding 3-isopropylmalate dehydratase large subunit, translating to MPKTLYEKVWAEHVVKSYEDGTSLLYVDRHLVQEVSSPQAFAGLEAAGRTIRRPDAHVSVADHAVPTKDRAASLRDGLAARQVERLVQNTLKFGIPYIPMRDRRHGIVHVIGPELGFTLPGAVLVCGDSHTCTHGAFGAIAFGIGASECETVFATQTLRQRKQKTMRILLEGQRPKGVEVKDFILAVISRIGVGGGVGYALEYAGSAVRALSMEERMTLCNMSIEAGSRIGMVAPDEKTFDYLRGRPLAPAGQEWDAAVEVWRGLASEPDAVFDREVVIDVSTLAPFVSWGTTPEECSPVTGRVPDPSQEPDDGRRRRLQRSLDYMALTPGTLLTDIRIDRVFIGSCTNGRIEDLRRAAAVVDGHRVADHVSAIVVPGSAAVREQAEEEGLDRIFLKAGFEWRSSGCSMCVAMNDDRLSEGERCASTSNRNFEGRQGKGGRTHLMSPPMAAAAAICGRLADVRELSVEAVS from the coding sequence ATGCCCAAGACGCTTTACGAAAAAGTCTGGGCAGAACATGTCGTGAAATCCTACGAGGACGGGACCAGTCTCCTTTATGTCGATCGGCATCTGGTTCAGGAAGTCTCCAGTCCTCAAGCCTTTGCCGGCCTCGAAGCCGCCGGGCGCACGATCCGCCGACCGGATGCACATGTCTCCGTCGCGGATCATGCCGTTCCGACGAAGGACCGCGCCGCATCTCTGCGCGATGGGCTTGCGGCGCGGCAGGTGGAGCGGTTGGTCCAAAATACTCTGAAATTCGGCATTCCCTATATTCCGATGCGCGACCGGCGCCACGGCATCGTGCACGTGATCGGGCCGGAGCTTGGTTTCACGCTGCCGGGGGCGGTGCTCGTCTGCGGCGACAGCCACACCTGCACCCACGGCGCGTTCGGTGCGATTGCATTTGGAATCGGGGCGAGCGAATGCGAAACTGTGTTCGCAACGCAGACGCTGCGCCAGCGCAAGCAGAAAACGATGCGCATCCTGCTGGAGGGACAGCGTCCCAAGGGTGTCGAGGTCAAGGATTTTATCCTGGCGGTCATCAGCCGCATCGGCGTCGGCGGCGGTGTGGGCTATGCGCTCGAATATGCAGGCTCCGCCGTGCGCGCGTTGTCCATGGAAGAGCGCATGACGCTCTGCAACATGAGCATCGAGGCTGGCAGCCGCATCGGCATGGTGGCGCCCGATGAAAAGACCTTCGACTATCTCCGGGGACGCCCGCTGGCTCCCGCCGGTCAGGAGTGGGATGCAGCCGTCGAGGTCTGGCGCGGCCTTGCAAGCGAACCCGATGCGGTTTTTGATCGCGAGGTCGTCATCGACGTGAGCACGCTCGCGCCGTTCGTTTCGTGGGGAACCACGCCTGAGGAATGCTCGCCGGTCACCGGCCGGGTCCCGGATCCATCTCAGGAGCCGGATGACGGCCGGCGACGCCGGCTGCAGCGGAGCCTAGATTACATGGCGTTGACGCCAGGCACGCTGCTGACCGACATCCGGATCGATCGGGTCTTCATCGGTTCCTGCACCAACGGGCGCATCGAGGACCTGCGTCGCGCGGCCGCGGTCGTCGATGGGCATCGCGTCGCCGATCATGTCTCGGCCATCGTCGTCCCGGGATCGGCGGCCGTGCGCGAGCAGGCCGAGGAGGAGGGGCTGGATCGCATCTTCCTCAAGGCCGGTTTCGAATGGCGTTCCTCCGGCTGTTCCATGTGCGTGGCGATGAATGACGATCGCCTGTCGGAAGGCGAACGTTGCGCGTCAACGTCCAACCGCAACTTCGAGGGGCGGCAGGGCAAGGGTGGGCGCACCCATCTCATGAGCCCTCCCATGGCGGCGGCCGCTGCGATTTGCGGTCGGCTCGCCGATGTTCGAGAGCTAAGCGTCGAGGCCGTATCATGA
- a CDS encoding LacI family DNA-binding transcriptional regulator, translating to MADEAIRVTSFDVAALAGVSQSAVSRAFTPGSSIRESTRLKIIEAARKLNYVPNSIASSLTKNRSKMVAVILGTLANPFYVRTLHTFSQELQKRGRQTLTFTLSEDMQTDEAIMRVLQYQVEAVILTSAQLSTRMINLCHDRGIPVVLFNRYVPNSGVYGVRCDNVAGGRMIAEVLLDAGAKSFMMVTGDPNGSTSQDRVRGFLERLLEAGIRRDSIIECPGGSSYEGGMAAIDAHMASGKPMPEAVFGIADIMAMGAIDALRGHHGLRVPEDVMVAGFDGIPEAGREPYKLTTVQQPLAEMVQETLRLLHLDEPRGPLDLGQDLPLAGQIVWRSTVPKAAS from the coding sequence ATGGCGGACGAGGCGATCCGGGTCACATCCTTTGATGTCGCAGCACTCGCTGGCGTTTCCCAGTCGGCAGTTTCTCGTGCCTTCACCCCTGGATCCAGCATCCGCGAAAGCACCCGACTGAAGATCATCGAGGCCGCACGCAAGCTGAATTACGTCCCCAACTCCATTGCCAGCAGCCTGACGAAAAACCGTTCGAAGATGGTCGCGGTCATTCTGGGCACGCTGGCGAACCCCTTCTATGTGCGCACGCTCCATACGTTCAGCCAGGAACTCCAGAAGCGCGGGCGCCAGACGCTGACCTTCACGCTCTCGGAAGACATGCAGACCGATGAAGCGATCATGCGGGTTCTACAGTATCAGGTCGAGGCGGTGATTCTGACGTCCGCGCAGCTATCGACGCGCATGATCAACCTGTGTCATGACCGCGGTATTCCCGTTGTGCTGTTCAACCGCTACGTTCCGAATAGCGGCGTCTATGGCGTGCGCTGTGATAATGTCGCCGGCGGACGGATGATCGCAGAGGTCTTGCTCGATGCGGGTGCCAAGTCGTTCATGATGGTGACAGGCGACCCGAACGGGTCAACCAGTCAGGACCGCGTGCGTGGCTTCCTGGAGCGATTGCTCGAAGCAGGCATCCGGCGCGACTCCATTATCGAATGCCCCGGCGGCTCCAGCTACGAAGGCGGGATGGCGGCCATCGACGCCCACATGGCATCCGGAAAACCCATGCCCGAGGCCGTGTTCGGCATCGCCGACATCATGGCGATGGGTGCCATTGATGCGCTGCGCGGCCATCACGGCCTTCGCGTGCCGGAAGATGTCATGGTCGCAGGCTTTGACGGCATTCCGGAAGCGGGTCGCGAACCCTACAAGCTGACCACGGTGCAGCAGCCACTGGCCGAAATGGTGCAGGAAACCTTGAGACTTCTGCATCTCGATGAACCACGTGGGCCACTCGACCTTGGCCAAGACCTGCCTCTGGCCGGTCAGATCGTCTGGCGTTCCACCGTCCCGAAGGCGGCCTCCTGA